One Chroicocephalus ridibundus chromosome 21, bChrRid1.1, whole genome shotgun sequence DNA segment encodes these proteins:
- the S100A14 gene encoding protein S100-A14 — protein sequence MGQCNCRKKRKDCQELTDVERAIETVINQFHCYAVKGQKEYLTPNEMQELVVQKLPHLGKCVGPLEEKIECMGNPDEAKLEFGEYWDMMGDAAKGCRRK from the exons ACTGCCGCAAGAAGCGCAAG GACTGCCAGGAGCTCACTGACGTGGAACGGGCCATCGAGACTGTCATCAACCAGTTCCACTGCTACGCGGTGAAGGGGCAGAAGGAGTACCTGACGCCCAACGAGATGCAGGAGCTGGTGGTGCAGAAGCTGCCCCACCTGGGAAAG TGCGTTGGGCCGCTGGAAGAGAAGATCGAATGCATGGGCAACCCTGACGAGGCCAAGCTGGAGTTCGGAGAGTACTGGGACATGATGGGGGACGCGGCCAAGGGCTGCCGGAGGAAGTAG